The following are from one region of the Capsicum annuum cultivar UCD-10X-F1 chromosome 1, UCD10Xv1.1, whole genome shotgun sequence genome:
- the LOC124888536 gene encoding ribosomal protein S12, mitochondrial, producing MPTLNQLIRHGREEKWRTDRTRALDQCPQKKGVCPRVSTRTPKKPNSAPRKIAKVRLSNRHDIFAHIPGEGHNLQEHSMVLIREGRVKDSPGVKFHCIRGVKDLLGIPDRRRGRSKYGAKKPKSI from the coding sequence ATGCCTACATTAAATCAATTGATTCGTCATGGTAGAGAAGAAAAATGGCGCACGGACCGTACTCGAGCTTTGGATCAATGTCCCCAGAAGAAAGGAGTATGCCCGCGTGTTTCAACGAGAACACCAAAAAAACCTAATTCAGCTCCACGTAAGATAGCCAAAGTACGGTTGAGCAATCGACATGATATATTTGCTCACATTCCAGGCGAAGGTCATAATTTGCAGGAACATTCTATGGTCTTAATAAGAGAAGGTAGAGTGAAAGATTCGCCAGGTGTGAAATTCCATTGTATTCGAGGAGTCAAGGATTTGCTGGGAATTCCAGATCGAAGAAGAGGCAGATCAAAATATGGTGCGAAAAAACCAAAATCGATATGA